The following is a genomic window from Nitrospira sp..
TCTGTGGAATGCCAGGGATGTCTTCGTCAGCGATGGCGGGGTGATAGCGAAGTTCGAAAGGCACTTACTTCCTCGATCGTTTGAGGTGCGGCCACACTTGGGAGTGCGACAGCGCTTTTTTACGATCAAGGGTCTGTTCTCGCTCTTGGGCCAGTCCGGAGAGGGCTTGATCTTCTTCCGTCTCCAGCGCTTCTTTGACGAGATCTCGCACTTTGAGTGAGAGGGACACTCCGTCCCGCTTGGCCCAGCGGCGGAGCCCTTCGTAGACCGGCCCTTCCAGAACGACGTTGACGCGAGGATTGGTTGTCGGCATGGTTTCTTCCTCAAGATGTTTACGTGAATCGGAGTGTAGCATATGTGATGGACCGAGACAATGTCAGGCTGTTGTGCTCGTCGCTGTTTGAGAGAATGGCGGAAGCCTCGTTGTCATTCTTGATCTTGAATGTAGTGCCGTGACCTGCCCCGAAGAAGTGCTGCATCGGCATGGTAGCTGATGCTATTCCTCGATCGTCGAAATATCTCCGGGGTCTTGCCCGAGTTCCTTCGCTTTCAAGACACGGCGCATGATTTTTCCTGAGCGTGTCTTGGGGAGCGACGGTACGATATCGATTTCCGACGGCACGCCGATTTTCCCCAGTTCCGCCATCACTTGATCTTTGATCGATTGAATCAAGGCGGGGCTTTCGTCTTCGCCTTGTTTCAGAATGATAAAGGCTTTGATGGACTCACCGACGAGTTTGTGCGGTTTGCCGATCACCGCTGCTTCGGCGACGGCAGGGTGGCTGACCAGGGCGCTCTCGACTTCGGCGGTACCCAGCCGGTTGCCGGCCACTTTGATCACGTCGTCGGCGCGACCCATGAACCACATATAGCCATCGGCGTCTTTGTGGCACACGTCGCCGGCGGTGTAGCAGTTCGGAATCGTATTCCAATAGGTCTTGTAGCGTTCCGGGTCTTTATAGATGGTGCGCATCATGGAGGGCCAGGGCTTCTTGATGACGGCAAAGCCGCCGGCGTTGGCGGGGAGGCTGTTGCCGGCGCTGTCCACGACATCCGCTTCAATGCCGAGGAAGGGACGTGTGGCGGAACCAGGCTTTAAGGCCACCGTGGGCAACGGCGTGATGAGGATCGCGCCGGTTTCGGTTTGCCACCAGGTGTCCATGATCGGTTTGTCGCCGCCGGTTGCGCGATGGAACCATTCCCAGGCTTCCGGATTGATGGGTTCACCGACGCTGCCGAGGATGCGCAAGGTTGAGAGATCATATTTCTTGGGCCAGTCTTCTCCGTAGCGCATGAGCAGGCGAATCGCCGTTGGAGTGGTGTAGAAAATCGAGACGCCGTAGCGCTCGATTAAGTCCCACCAGCGGCCAGGATTGGGATAGTCCGGTTTGCCCTCGGCAGTGAGGATCGTCGCACCGTTCAGCAGCGGGCCGTAGACGATATAACTGTGGCCGGTAACCCAGCCGGGGTCGGCGACGCAGAAATACACGTCATCGTCTTTTAGATCGAATACGTATTTCGTGGTGATGTAGGTGCCGACCATATAGCCGCCGTGGACATGCACGACGCCCTTTGGCTTGCCGGTGGTGCCAGAGGTGTACAAAATATAGAGCGGATCTTCGGCATCCAGCTTCACCGCATCGCATTCCGTGGATTCGCCCTTGAGCCATTCGTACCAATCGAGTTCCTTGGGCGCGGCCAGCGCGACTTCCGGTTTCTGCCGGCGTACCACGATGACGTGCTCGACTGTCGGGCAGGTCTTCAGAGCTTCGTCCACCACTGTCTTCAGAGGAATGACTTTGCTCCGGTCAAAGCCGACATCGGCGGTAATGACCACCCGCGCTTCGGCATCCTGCACGCGACTGGCGAGAGCCGGGGCGCTGAAACCGGAATAGACGACGCTGTGAATGACGCCGATGCGGGCGCAGGCCAGCATGGCGACGATCTGCTCGGGGACTTTCGGAAGGTAAATGGTGACGCGGTCGCCTTTCTTCAGGCCTAGTTTTTTGAGGGCGTTGGCGCAGCGATTGACCTCGCGGTAGAGCTGGCCGTAGGTGAAGACGCGCTCGGCATCGTGTTCGCCGACCCAGATGACGGCAACTTTGTTCTTTCGTCCGTTTTTGATGTGGCGGTCAAGGCAGTTGTAGGAGATGTTGCAGGTGGCGCCCACGAACCATTTGGCGAAGGGGTAATTCCATTCCAGCACCTTGCTCCAGGGGGTGAACCAGTCGAGTTCCTTGGCGACGCCACTCCAGAACGCCTCCGGATCGGCAATCGACTTTTTATATTCGGCCTCGTAATTCTGAATATGGGCTGCGGCTTTGGTTGTGGCGCTTGGCTGGTAGGTTCGGCTTTCCTTGAGCAGGGTCTCGATATTGTTGTCACCCATGACGCAGGGTCCTCCTCGATCGATAGTCGCATCGGCACCGGTGAGGTGATTATGGAGAAAGGGGAGACCCTCTGCAACTATACATTTGTACGGAGATTGGACCGCTGGACGCGCGAGTTCGCATGACAGCAAGGCAGAGGCCGGCTTTCTTGACAGCCGTCAAGGCGCAAGGGTAGGCTCACTTGAAATCAATGTGGCCACTATCTGTTGGATTTATTATGCGTATGTCTTCTCGCTGTCTGTCTGCTTCAATCCTTGGTCTTGGGCTGTTCTTACTTGCCGGATTGAGCGGAGTTCAGTCCGCCTCCGCCCAGTTAGGAAAGCCCGAGGGGCTCTACTATAAATCCTGGGCTATCGTCATCGGGGTTGAGCACTATCTGCTGGCGCCGCCGATTCCCGGAGCTATACAGGATGCCAAGAC
Proteins encoded in this region:
- a CDS encoding Antitoxin, RHH family protein (MaGe:77310565) — translated: MPTTNPRVNVVLEGPVYEGLRRWAKRDGVSLSLKVRDLVKEALETEEDQALSGLAQEREQTLDRKKALSHSQVWPHLKRSRK
- a CDS encoding Acetyl-coenzyme A synthetase (MaGe:77310566), with translation MGDNNIETLLKESRTYQPSATTKAAAHIQNYEAEYKKSIADPEAFWSGVAKELDWFTPWSKVLEWNYPFAKWFVGATCNISYNCLDRHIKNGRKNKVAVIWVGEHDAERVFTYGQLYREVNRCANALKKLGLKKGDRVTIYLPKVPEQIVAMLACARIGVIHSVVYSGFSAPALASRVQDAEARVVITADVGFDRSKVIPLKTVVDEALKTCPTVEHVIVVRRQKPEVALAAPKELDWYEWLKGESTECDAVKLDAEDPLYILYTSGTTGKPKGVVHVHGGYMVGTYITTKYVFDLKDDDVYFCVADPGWVTGHSYIVYGPLLNGATILTAEGKPDYPNPGRWWDLIERYGVSIFYTTPTAIRLLMRYGEDWPKKYDLSTLRILGSVGEPINPEAWEWFHRATGGDKPIMDTWWQTETGAILITPLPTVALKPGSATRPFLGIEADVVDSAGNSLPANAGGFAVIKKPWPSMMRTIYKDPERYKTYWNTIPNCYTAGDVCHKDADGYMWFMGRADDVIKVAGNRLGTAEVESALVSHPAVAEAAVIGKPHKLVGESIKAFIILKQGEDESPALIQSIKDQVMAELGKIGVPSEIDIVPSLPKTRSGKIMRRVLKAKELGQDPGDISTIEE